The genomic DNA CTTTTCTGAGATCGTGGTTCATTTCCGAGATCCTGGTTTTTCTTTGGAGGTCCCAGTGAAGAGCAATAGAGACTaccttgttttctatttaaaaggcTTAAACTTATGTGATAGCAGTGGAACTTTTCCAGATCATTTGGGAAGTCTAATAGGGTGTGTTTCTGTCCCATGTAAGGAGATACAACACGCTGAGGAATTTCTTATCAAACCTGAATCCAAGGCGGCTCAGTTGGACACATCTCAATGGCCCCTGTTGCTCAAGGTATGTGGTTAAGATTATGCATCGGATCAATGCCTGGCTTTTACCTTATTGAAGTGTTAAAAGATTCGTTAAGAGTGATTAGCACTAGCATCCTTGACCTTGGCAATGGTAGATGACACAGTCTAAAGCAATGTTTTTCAGTGTGTCTGACATGAAggccaggttttgttttgttttggtttttcatttccaGTGCACCCAACGCTTTACATGATACAGTTAAAATGTCACAATGTAAAACCACCATCGAAGTTTACAAATAATTAGTTCTTGGTTTCTGTATTTAACTCCACTTTACAGACTCATACTAGTTTGTGAGCCTCGCTTGGAGCAGGACTGCTTTAGTGCTTGAGAACATGAGCTTTGAAACCAGACCAATTTCAGTCAGACTTTGTGACCACACAAAGTCAGTGTGTGACTCTGAGCCAGTCATTTAACCTCTGAGGTGGTTTGCTCATGACATCTTTTATTGGGAAGGCAAGCTGAGGGCTTCAGGAGGTAATCCATGAAATGTGTTTTGCTGTAGTGCCTGGCACGTAACACGTTCTCTAGAAAATTGCTGACCGTTGTGTTGGGTTTGAAATAGGCTGGCTCAGTGATGAGTTGAATTACAAGTTTCACAAACAACTTAGTGGGCATCATGTATGAGATTAGGAGAAAAAGCTAGGGTAGGGAAAGTTACTCAGATGCCTCTTGgcaaagtgttttaaattttttttttccaacgtttatttatttttgggacagagagagagacagagcatgaacgggggaggggcagagagagagggagacacagaatcgggaacaggctccaggctccaagccatcagcccagagcctgacgcggggctcgaactcacggaccgcgagatcgtgacctggctgaagtcggacgctcaaccgactgcgccacccaggcgccccggcaaagtgttttaataaatcaatatatattaGGTGAAAGAATGAGATTTGCTTGTGTAATTCAACACTGTTCAGTTTCTGCTCGGCCACATGGGTCTACCATTTATATCTCCTTTTCTGTTACAGGTTCTGGGGATATGCTAGTGAACTGAATAGGCCAAAGTCCCTACTATCATGAAACTTAAAATCTAGGGGTGGGAGgtagatggttaaaaaaaataattgctatttGTCGAAGCACTACGATGGAACTAAACTGGGTAATGTGAAAAGTGAGCTTCAGTTGAGGGGAGCTCTTTGAGACCTGCAGTTGAGCCCTGGAAAGGAGGAGAGTAAAAAGGAGCAGACCTGAGAACAGAGATGGGAACATCTGGAGCAGGAATGAGCTGGCTGTGTTTGAGAAACGTGGTTGCCAGTCCTGGTAACAAAAAGTATTTCTAGAGGAGTGATTAACTTTGTCTAAATCCTCCTGCTGTGGGTAATTTCTCCAGTGTGTAAGGGGGCTTAACGCTGTGTCACACATAATGAAAACCGAGGGGTAGAATCCGGGTTTCTGAACTTGCAAGTTAACCATATCATGGTTGATAGTGGTGCTGACTCTTGTCGTACACACGTTAATgctttattaagtttattttgtgttgTATCCTTGCTTTCCAGAATTTCGATAAGCTAAATGTAAGGACAACACACTATACACCTCTTCCTTGTGGATCAAATCCTCTGAAGAGAGAGATCGGGGACTATATCAGGTAAGTGTGTTGGGAGCGAGCACTGTTCAGACTTCTTTTCAAAAGGaccttttcaggggcgcctggctggctcagttgatagagcatccaactcttggtcttcaGGTCATGTGTTCAAACCCCACGTGGCacatagagtttattttttaaaaaaagaccttttCACATCGGTTATTCAAGGAGATGGTGGCATTTTAGAATGGCTTAGAATTGCCTTAAACACATAACCTGTACTGATCGTGaacttttttcctcttcagatttagtttttattaaaggGCCAGCGATGATGGTGCAgtgatttcttttccattctagGACAGGTTTCATTAATCTTGATAAGCCCTCCAACCCCTCTTCCCATGAGGTGGTAGCGTGGATCCGACGAATACTTCGGGTGGAGAAGACAGGACACAGCGGTACTCTGGATCCCAAGGTGACTGGCTGTTTAATCGTGTGCATAGAACGAGCCACTCGCTTGGTGAAATCCCAACAGAGTGCAGGTATGTGCAAGAGGGAATAAAGAGGCAGCCACTTTGATACTGGAAGGCTTTctacatttcctttccttctattttttggcCCTTGGAAATTTTCATCAGGAGAATCTCTCATACTTGACCTTCcaaggttttttcttcttttttttttaaatgcttatttattttgagagggggagagagcaagcctgtgtgagccagggaggggtagagagagagaatcccaagcaggctctgcactttcagcacagagcctgacacggggcttgatctcacaaactgtgagatcataacctaagccaaaatcaagagtcggacacttaaccgactcggCTGCCCAGGTGCCCGAAAAAGGTTTTTTGCTAAGCAGGCTGTACACTGGATGCTCCAGCGGTCCCTGTCAGCGTACTGAAAGTTGAATTCCCAATGAGAGAGAGCACGTTCAGTCCTTTCCCAAGTCCAAACCATGAAATTTGTCTTGATGCAAATTTTACAGAGTCAAATGGCCTGCTTTTCCTGTTATACAAAATGTGGACatgagcatatttttaaaactacagaaaactcAGTGGCCACACCTGACTactcttttgtcatttttcaggCAAAGAGTATGTGGGAATTGTCCGGCTACACAATGCTATTGAAGGGGGGACTCAACTTTCTAGGGTAAGTCTGATTATAGGGAGGGCACATTTTGGCGACTTGGGTATCCAAGCCCGTAGACATCTGGAGACAGGTCGGTTTTCCTGACCGTCCTGTCTTGTGCCCTTACCAGTGGGCTGCCCAAGCTGGCCTGGACAGGTAACTGCACATGGCACGGTCACTTCTGGACATGCCACTTCTGAGGAAAGGGCTCTGATTGGCACCGAgtcctttctgtgtctctgaagaaagaagcaaaaatggaAAGGGCATCATAGGTCTTAAATGATTGAAAGATATTTTGTGTTTCAGTTGTGTCCTCAACCTGCCACAGTAGACCCTTGCTCTTATTCAAGAgtctttattttgatttgtgcTTATTCTTAGGCCCTAGAAACTCTGACAGGTGCCTTATTCCAGCGACCCCCACTTATTGCTGCAGTAAAGAGGCAGCTCCGAGTGCGGACCATATATGAGAGCAAGATGATCGAGTATGATCCGGAAAGAAGATTAGGTGGGTCCTTAGGCCTTTGAGGAAGCCATCCATATGTGGACAGGACACCATATGTGGAcaggaatgccttttttttttttttttttttaaagagagcgcGACTGgggtagagggacagagggagagagaatcttaggctccacgtttggcatggagcctggcgaggggcttgatcccacgaccctgggattgagacctgagctgaaatcaagagtggacactcaaccaactgagccacgcaggcaccccaggaatgcaTTGTTGAGAATTAGATTCTCTCATTAAGAATAGATGCCCTTAGTATATGGTGTGGTCAGGGcctgtttctatttttagtctTGTTGGCTCAGATACATAATAACTCTGGGTTTTTCAGTTAGCAATGTGTTTACTTTGGAAAATGTGCTACTTTTATGTGTGTGCATCTTAGGAATCTTCTGGGTGAGTTGTGAGGCCGGCACGTATATTCGGACACTGTGTGTGCACCTGGGTTTGTTGTTGGGAGTTGGCGGTCAGATGCAGGAACTTCGGCGGGTGCGTTCTGGAGTCATGAGTGAAAAGGTACAGCATTATGGGCTAGAAGTTTTGGAGCTGCTCCTTAACATCCTCCCGCCCCTGCTGCAATGCCACCTGCTTcacatcctggaaaaggcaatTTCCAAAGTGTTGAGTTCAGTTCAGGGCGGCTTCCCTGTTCTGTTAATTAAACTTTGGAACATTGAAACCCGGGCTGTGGGAGATGATTGGATAGAAAGCATTACTCTATTCATTTTGATCCCACAGCCTACAAAACTGCCTAGATTTAAGTATGTCACCAGCTTACAGATGTGCGGAAGATAGATGATTGGGAAGAGACTAAAGACTGAGTTTGGACTAAATTCATTCACATTTTGGAAGTTTGGGGTCTGTTGGACCATTTAAGATACAGTGACACTGAACAATTTTTGCGCGTGGCTGCTTTTCAGGACCATATGGTGACGATGCACGATGTGCTTGATGCCCAGTGGCTGTATGACAACCACAAGGATGAGAGTTACCTGCGGCGGGTTGTTTACCCTTTAGAAAAGCTCTTGACATCTCACAAACGGCTGGTGATGAAAGACAGCGCGGTAAGTCCTGGGCTGCACGTCCGCAGTGTGATAAAACGACCCCAGACAGGAGGTCTGGTCTGTGCTCTGTGGGAAGAGATGAAACATGATATGAGCTTACTGTTTTCCTTTAAGTAATtcctacacccaaggtggggctcgaacctcacatccccaagatcaagagtcacacgctccaccaactgagccggccaggcaccctgagagcaCTTCTCTTAATGATATAATTAGTTATGTCAGGGACAAAAGATAGCAAAGTTAAGGGTAtttgatgcatttaaaaatgtttattgatttttgagagcaagcaagagggagcgtaagcaggggaggggcagagagagaatcccaagcaggctccatgctatcagcacagagcccaacatggggctcaaactcacaaaccgtgagatcatgacttgagccgaaatcaaaagtcagatgcttaaccaactgagccacccaggaatccgtCTGATGAATTTTTTGTATGTTATGGTTTGTAGGAGACAAAAATTATAGAGGTATACTAAGCCAGGCTATCATAGTTGGAAAAAGTTAATCACGTGAAATAGAACAGAAATGTGATAAATTCTCATTATGCTGGGATCAGATTGGTGCCGTCTGGGTGAATTTAGGGGGAGGAAGAATGCGGTCAGCAAGGTATCTCGGTAAGTGAAGGCAAGATGGCATAAGCCATTGATGCCCAGGAAAGGTGGCGTTTTTAACCTGCATGGGGTCGGGTCACAGGCCTTGGTAATCTTGCTTGCTGGTTACTTTGGGGGCCTGTTAATAGGCCAGATCTCCCAATAAAGCAAAAAGGTCTCCCATTTCTGTCAGGGTTTTCCTCAAggataaaaaatagagaagagtaAGGAAAATGAAGGCTGGGTTTTGGTTTAAGATAAAGATACCTTTGAAGTCCTGTGGATGGATGAGGAGTAGGTATTTCAGTCCCCTTTAATGTCTGAGTCGGTGGGGATAAGGTGGCTAGCCCGTGGTGAGTGGTTGCTTCATACACCGGATCGCAGCCAGTGGCTGTCGGTGCCATTAGCCCCATTTTGTAGGTGGGGGTACACTCGCAGGTCCACCCCGCGTGTTCTTTTCTCGTGTGGGTTCGGATGGAGGGCACTGGCTAGCGCAGCAGCTGGTGCTCTGACGTGCGATGCCATCCCTGCAGGTGAATGCAATCTGCTATGGGGCAAAGATCATGCTTCCGGGAGTTCTCCGATACGAGGACGGCATCGAAGTCAACCAGGAGATCGTGGTCATCACCACCAAAGGGGAAGCGATCTGCATGGGTAAGAGGAGAACTTGCACTAGTTCCTGCTGCACCATCACAGCCAGGCTTGCTAAGAGCGGACCCCAAGTCCAACTCCTCAGGTTCACGTAATCACTGTGTTGTCTGGGGCCCGTAGAGGTAGTCCTAGCAGGGGATCGTGGTAGATGGGCCCAGATTTTGTCCAGCTGGCTGGTATTAGCAGCCACATCTCAGCAGCTTGGTTCCAGTGAGGATGGAGGAAATCGTCCAGGAAGAGAATGCATGTCTTTGGTAATTCACATGGAGAGTATAGTCCATTCGTTGTCTGTCTGTAGCAGTTAACTTGTGAGTGTTTAGTTGGTGTTGTCGCTTAGAACTTCGAGTGTTCCATTCCGTGAAGGGTGTGTGCAAGCCGTTCCCTGTCTGTggcctgagcctggagcctgaggagTGTATCTTTAGGGTGCCTTGTCGATGTGTTCCCTTCCCCTCTTGGCTGCTCCCCGCAGAGCCCTGCTTACAACTGAGAAGGGAGTCTGATGACATGCTTTCCTCCTGGCACGAGTGCGGCGCGGTCAGTGAATACCTCAGATGTTTGGACTCCTGAGGATCTAGGAAGCATTGAGTTTTACGTGATTAGCGTGAATgttttttaaactgataacatGCTTTCAGAGGCTTTCTTCCCATAGTGGCAGATTGTCTCCATATGAACCTCCTCAGCAAAGGAAGCCTCCATTAAGGCAGTAGAGCTTTGAGTTTCCAATGGATTTCTAAAACAGTGGAATTAGGGCTCATCGCCAACCACGTTTTCCGCTCCAGATCCCTCTTTCGTCTCTTTCCCACACCTCCAGCTATTGCATTAATGACCACAGCAGTGATCTCTACCTGTGACCATGGTATAGTAGCCAAGATCAAGAGAGTGATCATGGAGAGAGATACTTATCCTCGGAAGTGGGGTTTAGGTCCAAAGGTAAGTgggactgtgtgtgtgtcccaccgggttatgttttcatttttgtgttggTGAATATTCACCTGGATGGCTGTCGAGTGTGTCCCTACTACCACAATCTTGCCTTGTGCTGGGCTCTGGCGAGTTGATGGTGAGTAGAAATGGGCCCGTCTCAGACCTTCGAGATTTCCTAGTATAAAGGGGGAAGCAGATGGACGTCAGTCATACTGCGCAATGAATGGTGAATTTCCGCCAAGTTGAAGGCTTATCAAGGGatgcagaggggtgcctggcacTTTGGGAGTCCAAACTGAGGGGTTTGGCCTGGTTGGGGGTCCTGGGTAAGAGATTTGCCGGAGCCAGGCCAGCTTAGAGGATGCAGTGTTACGTgtcagggaggggagagtgtgGGGAAGCTGGaatagcaggtgcaaaggcctgGGGGTTGAgaatgaggtggggggaggtgccaCAAAACAACGCTTCAGAGGCTGTCAGTGATACAGTGGGCTTTGTGACTTGCGCCAAGTCCCACGTTTGCTCCCGTTGGAGAACATGGGTTCTGAGTGTGGTGCGGAGGAGTGTGGAGCCCAAGTGAGACTGCGAGggaggagcctgatgtgagcgGTCACAGTACCTGCTTCACGAGTTGACACTGTTCTGATGTTGAAACTCTGACGGTCTGCCAGGCAAGTCAGAAGAAGTTGATGATCAAGCAGGGCCTTCTGGATAAGCATGGCAAGCCCACGGACAGCACACCTGTCGCCTGGACGCAGGAGTACGTGGACTACAGGTGAGGGTGGGACGTCTCCGAGCCCCAGCTGGGCAGAGAGTGCAGGTGA from Leopardus geoffroyi isolate Oge1 chromosome X, O.geoffroyi_Oge1_pat1.0, whole genome shotgun sequence includes the following:
- the DKC1 gene encoding H/ACA ribonucleoprotein complex subunit DKC1, with the translated sequence MADTEVYIVPKKHKKKKERKLLAEEDVAEIQHAEEFLIKPESKAAQLDTSQWPLLLKNFDKLNVRTTHYTPLPCGSNPLKREIGDYIRTGFINLDKPSNPSSHEVVAWIRRILRVEKTGHSGTLDPKVTGCLIVCIERATRLVKSQQSAGKEYVGIVRLHNAIEGGTQLSRALETLTGALFQRPPLIAAVKRQLRVRTIYESKMIEYDPERRLGIFWVSCEAGTYIRTLCVHLGLLLGVGGQMQELRRVRSGVMSEKDHMVTMHDVLDAQWLYDNHKDESYLRRVVYPLEKLLTSHKRLVMKDSAVNAICYGAKIMLPGVLRYEDGIEVNQEIVVITTKGEAICMAIALMTTAVISTCDHGIVAKIKRVIMERDTYPRKWGLGPKASQKKLMIKQGLLDKHGKPTDSTPVAWTQEYVDYSDSAKREVAAKAAKAPQEVVEVVKAPKVVDEAVKAPKRKRESESDETSPQLVKKEKKKKKDKKAKAGVDSADDPGDGDSDASKKKKKKKKIKVEVVSE